A single genomic interval of Shewanella psychropiezotolerans harbors:
- the rpmA gene encoding 50S ribosomal protein L27 produces the protein MAHKKAGGSTRNGRDSESKRLGVKRFGGESVLAGNIIVRQRGTKFHAGVNVGIGRDHTLFALTDGKVKFEVKGPKSRKFISIEG, from the coding sequence ATGGCACATAAAAAAGCTGGCGGTTCTACTCGTAACGGCCGCGATTCAGAAAGTAAACGTCTTGGTGTAAAGCGTTTTGGTGGTGAATCAGTTCTTGCTGGTAACATCATCGTTCGTCAACGTGGTACTAAATTCCACGCTGGTGTTAACGTAGGTATTGGTCGTGACCATACTCTATTCGCTTTGACTGACGGTAAAGTTAAGTTCGAAGTTAAAGGTCCTAAGAGCCGTAAGTTCATTAGCATCGAAGGCTAA
- a CDS encoding methyl-accepting chemotaxis protein — protein MKMNVATRVIGGFSIVTLLLVGLGTASLLTNSKLKTSTQVLQEVSIPALESSGSLLHSIAQQEKQILVAYHTKQSQALPQISNQFSALDEEFSSELAQLSRIVGQQDRADFSGTISNLRQSYQNFISNGEKMIKTRENSLVTQEKLIIKLEDLEVAADDTASLLLDLIDLEMSEDPTEQEIAATAGNIDNSFSGIVSTSYDLINSETKQEHQTISKELDYIVSEARSKLEYVTRHWEGVIDDTLLNDINEEASKVFNLLEGSGSIQAMKGRQLNFHASAAQMLAQVEKDAQGVNESMKGLTDKVESVSSSVSQSAIDDIDAASLNTLILIIFAIVVAIVISIAVITPLKRSLDKVNNALKILASGDLTHKLDDSGHDEFAELSRNCNRLVDSLRDLIQGILDRSNQLAAAAEETSAITAQTTAGIQEQKSQVDQVATATTQLSSSAEQVNRSADDALIQIKQADDEAQHMRAIADENKETILALADDVAKAGVVINKLHSDSASIGSILDVIRGIAEQTNLLALNAAIEAARAGEQGRGFAVVADEVRSLASRTQDSTQEIQQMIQVLQEGAQEAVAVMEQGRTQANSCVEKTEQANMALESISEAVHKAHDSGTHIANAAQEQNLVSQQVSEKLEHIAAISEETSTGAEQTAQSSHQVAQLAEELQASVREFKV, from the coding sequence ATGAAAATGAATGTCGCTACCCGAGTCATCGGCGGGTTTAGTATCGTTACCTTACTGTTAGTTGGATTAGGCACAGCCTCACTATTGACTAATAGTAAATTGAAAACCAGCACCCAAGTTTTACAAGAGGTCAGCATTCCGGCACTGGAATCTAGCGGTAGTCTCTTACATAGCATTGCTCAACAAGAGAAACAGATCTTAGTTGCATATCATACTAAGCAATCCCAAGCTCTTCCCCAAATATCCAATCAATTCTCGGCATTAGATGAAGAGTTTAGTTCCGAATTAGCTCAACTATCCAGAATTGTCGGCCAACAAGATCGCGCAGACTTTTCGGGTACGATTTCAAATTTACGCCAAAGTTATCAAAACTTCATTTCCAATGGCGAAAAAATGATTAAGACCCGTGAGAACTCCTTAGTGACTCAGGAAAAGCTAATCATTAAGTTAGAAGATCTGGAAGTTGCGGCTGATGACACAGCTTCATTGCTGCTCGATCTCATCGATCTTGAGATGAGCGAAGATCCTACTGAACAAGAGATTGCAGCCACTGCGGGCAATATAGATAACAGCTTCAGCGGCATAGTCAGCACTAGCTACGATCTGATTAATAGTGAAACTAAGCAAGAGCACCAAACCATCTCCAAAGAACTGGATTACATCGTCAGTGAGGCCAGAAGCAAACTCGAATATGTCACCCGTCACTGGGAGGGCGTTATCGACGACACTCTGTTAAACGACATCAATGAAGAAGCGAGTAAAGTATTTAACTTGCTCGAAGGCAGTGGCTCTATACAAGCCATGAAGGGACGCCAGCTTAATTTCCATGCTTCTGCAGCTCAGATGTTAGCTCAAGTAGAAAAAGATGCTCAAGGCGTCAATGAGAGCATGAAGGGCTTAACCGATAAAGTTGAATCCGTCTCGAGTAGCGTGAGCCAGAGTGCTATCGATGATATCGATGCAGCGAGCTTAAACACCTTAATACTGATCATCTTCGCGATAGTCGTTGCCATCGTTATCAGTATCGCAGTGATCACACCTTTAAAACGCTCACTGGATAAAGTCAACAACGCACTCAAGATTTTAGCTTCCGGTGATCTGACTCACAAATTAGATGATTCGGGCCATGATGAGTTTGCCGAACTATCTCGCAACTGTAATCGCCTGGTGGATAGCTTAAGAGACCTTATCCAAGGGATACTGGACCGCTCGAATCAACTTGCAGCCGCAGCAGAAGAAACCTCAGCAATTACGGCCCAAACCACCGCGGGAATCCAGGAGCAGAAGAGCCAAGTAGATCAAGTTGCCACGGCGACGACTCAGTTGAGCTCGAGTGCTGAGCAGGTCAATAGAAGCGCCGATGATGCCCTAATTCAAATTAAGCAAGCCGATGACGAAGCGCAACATATGCGCGCCATTGCCGACGAGAATAAAGAGACTATCTTGGCTTTGGCCGATGATGTCGCCAAAGCGGGCGTTGTCATCAATAAGTTGCATTCCGATAGTGCTTCTATTGGTTCGATTCTCGATGTGATTCGTGGCATCGCCGAGCAGACCAACCTATTAGCACTCAATGCCGCCATTGAGGCTGCGCGTGCAGGTGAGCAGGGACGAGGCTTTGCCGTCGTTGCCGATGAAGTACGCAGCCTGGCATCGAGAACGCAGGACTCGACCCAAGAGATCCAGCAAATGATTCAAGTCCTGCAAGAAGGCGCTCAAGAAGCTGTTGCCGTAATGGAGCAGGGACGCACTCAGGCAAACTCCTGTGTAGAGAAAACTGAGCAGGCTAACATGGCATTAGAAAGTATCAGTGAAGCCGTTCACAAGGCACATGACTCAGGTACTCATATTGCCAATGCAGCACAAGAGCAGAACTTAGTCAGCCAACAGGTGTCAGAGAAACTCGAACATATCGCCGCCATCTCAGAAGAGACGTCGACGGGGGCCGAACAGACGGCTCAATCCAGTCATCAAGTGGCTCAACTGGCCGAAGAACTGCAAGCATCGGTAAGAGAGTTCAAAGTTTAG
- the folA gene encoding type 3 dihydrofolate reductase, whose protein sequence is MKIAMIAAMANNRVIGKDNKMPWHLPEDLKHFKAITLGKPIVMGRKTYESIGRALPGRLNIVISRQEGLSIAGVTCVTSFESAVAAAGGCEELVVIGGGQLYASLLSQADKLYLTEINLDVDGDTHFPRWDDGSWERISQETSINDKGLEYSFINLVKKC, encoded by the coding sequence ATGAAAATCGCCATGATAGCTGCGATGGCTAATAATCGTGTCATTGGAAAAGATAATAAGATGCCTTGGCACCTTCCTGAAGACCTCAAGCACTTCAAGGCCATAACCTTAGGTAAGCCAATTGTCATGGGGCGTAAGACCTATGAATCCATAGGTCGCGCGCTTCCTGGAAGGCTAAATATAGTCATTAGCCGTCAAGAAGGATTGAGCATAGCAGGAGTGACCTGTGTGACCTCGTTTGAAAGCGCAGTTGCAGCGGCTGGAGGATGTGAAGAACTGGTGGTGATAGGTGGTGGACAGCTTTATGCCTCTCTTTTAAGCCAAGCCGATAAACTCTATCTCACAGAGATCAATCTAGATGTCGATGGTGATACTCATTTTCCCCGATGGGATGATGGTTCCTGGGAGCGGATCAGCCAAGAAACATCAATAAATGATAAAGGTTTAGAATATAGCTTTATCAACTTGGTAAAAAAATGTTAA
- a CDS encoding DUF3718 domain-containing protein: MRLLPTSIAAIIAASAFSMPVQANSDQLAANICNYVQTNDKNRLRKKLKENRVKLRNIYSGVTCDGSSLLRTAMNSGSDKVGTFIAKRLSVSDLTAAEADGKTITDWAEANGHGASAITAAIKERASGG; this comes from the coding sequence ATGCGTCTGTTACCTACAAGCATTGCTGCAATTATCGCCGCATCAGCATTTTCTATGCCAGTACAAGCCAATTCAGATCAACTTGCTGCGAATATCTGTAATTATGTCCAAACAAATGATAAGAACCGTTTACGCAAAAAGTTAAAAGAAAATCGCGTAAAGCTGCGTAATATCTATTCGGGTGTGACATGTGATGGAAGCAGTTTACTGCGAACTGCAATGAACAGTGGTTCGGATAAAGTGGGCACTTTTATCGCTAAACGCCTTTCTGTATCAGATCTTACGGCTGCGGAAGCGGATGGTAAGACAATTACAGATTGGGCCGAGGCTAATGGCCACGGTGCTAGTGCCATCACGGCAGCGATAAAAGAGAGAGCTTCAGGCGGTTAA
- the rsmA gene encoding 16S rRNA (adenine(1518)-N(6)/adenine(1519)-N(6))-dimethyltransferase RsmA, translating to MSNRVHLGHTARKRFGQNFLTDHNVINRIVGAIAPDNDHVMVEIGPGLGALTEPVASSIDKLTVVELDKDLVARLQEHPTLKHKLEIHQGDALNFDFSQLIEEGKELKVFGNLPYNISTPLMFHLFEFAEHIKNMHFMLQKEVVLRLSATPGTKAYGRLTVMAQYHCQVMPVLEVPPGCFTPAPKVDSAVVRLVPYKQKPWPCKNVEFLRHMTTTAFNMRRKTLRNNLKHMISDEEFLSLNIDSSLRPEQISVEQYVAMANMLLEKKADEQT from the coding sequence ATGAGTAATAGAGTACATTTAGGCCATACCGCCAGAAAACGTTTCGGACAGAATTTCCTGACTGATCATAATGTCATAAACCGTATTGTTGGTGCTATCGCACCGGACAATGATCATGTCATGGTCGAAATTGGCCCGGGTCTAGGCGCACTTACAGAGCCGGTTGCCAGTTCCATAGATAAGTTGACTGTGGTTGAGCTAGATAAAGATCTGGTTGCAAGGCTACAAGAGCACCCGACTCTGAAACATAAATTAGAAATCCATCAGGGGGATGCCCTAAATTTTGATTTCAGCCAACTGATAGAAGAAGGCAAAGAACTTAAAGTTTTCGGCAACTTGCCTTATAACATCTCTACTCCCTTGATGTTTCATCTGTTCGAATTTGCCGAACACATCAAGAACATGCATTTTATGCTACAAAAAGAGGTCGTATTAAGGCTGTCTGCCACTCCCGGAACTAAGGCCTATGGTCGCTTGACCGTTATGGCTCAGTATCATTGCCAGGTTATGCCGGTACTCGAAGTACCACCTGGGTGTTTTACACCAGCGCCTAAGGTAGATTCTGCAGTCGTGCGATTAGTCCCTTACAAACAGAAACCTTGGCCATGTAAAAATGTCGAATTTCTTAGACATATGACGACTACGGCTTTCAACATGCGTCGCAAGACCTTACGTAATAACTTAAAGCATATGATTTCTGATGAAGAGTTCCTGAGTCTCAACATAGATTCATCATTGAGACCCGAACAGATCTCAGTTGAGCAATATGTTGCTATGGCGAACATGCTCTTAGAGAAGAAGGCTGATGAGCAAACTTAG
- a CDS encoding symmetrical bis(5'-nucleosyl)-tetraphosphatase, protein MANYFVGDIQGCFEELELVLAKVDFNPSRDVLWAVGDLIARGPGSLPTLRYFKQLDGSAKVVLGNHDLHLMAVSAKIKRVNPKDQLGALLEAADLGSLIGWLRLQPLVQELPEHNIVMTHAGVPPQWDIQTLRSQAQRVSNALTAQDYIPSLIAKMYTKEANIWDTNASELQGNIYCINALTRMRFLHLDGGLDFDCKLSPSDCLDPSLTPWFNCDGLTKKTHTLVFGHWATVMGKVESANIYALDTGCCWGEHLTLWHMESDQKITQNKLKKS, encoded by the coding sequence ATGGCTAACTACTTTGTCGGCGATATTCAGGGGTGTTTTGAAGAGCTAGAGCTAGTGCTTGCCAAAGTTGATTTCAACCCTTCCAGAGATGTGCTGTGGGCCGTCGGCGATCTCATTGCCAGAGGCCCGGGTTCACTTCCCACCCTAAGATACTTCAAGCAGCTTGATGGTTCGGCTAAGGTAGTATTGGGCAACCATGATCTCCACCTTATGGCGGTGTCGGCAAAAATTAAACGTGTAAACCCTAAAGACCAGCTGGGAGCACTCCTGGAAGCGGCCGATTTAGGCTCATTGATTGGTTGGCTAAGGTTACAACCTCTGGTGCAGGAGCTTCCCGAGCATAATATCGTGATGACTCATGCGGGCGTCCCTCCCCAATGGGATATTCAGACCCTAAGAAGCCAGGCTCAACGCGTCAGTAATGCCTTAACAGCCCAAGATTATATTCCATCTTTGATCGCAAAAATGTACACCAAAGAAGCTAATATTTGGGATACTAACGCCTCAGAATTACAAGGGAACATATATTGTATCAATGCCTTGACTCGCATGCGTTTTCTACACCTTGACGGTGGGCTGGATTTCGATTGTAAGTTATCTCCGAGCGATTGCCTCGATCCCAGCCTGACACCTTGGTTTAACTGTGATGGGTTAACCAAGAAAACACACACCTTAGTCTTTGGTCATTGGGCCACTGTGATGGGTAAAGTGGAAAGTGCTAACATTTATGCTCTGGATACCGGCTGTTGCTGGGGGGAGCATCTGACGTTATGGCATATGGAGTCAGATCAAAAAATTACCCAAAATAAGTTAAAAAAGAGTTAA
- the rplU gene encoding 50S ribosomal protein L21, with translation MYAVFQSGGKQHRVAEGHTLRLEKLEVATGDTVEFDQVLLVADGETVHIGAPLVEGGKVVAEVISHGRHDKVTIVKFRRRKHHDKKMGHRQWFTEVKITAINA, from the coding sequence ATGTACGCTGTTTTTCAAAGTGGTGGTAAGCAGCATCGTGTTGCTGAAGGCCATACATTACGTCTAGAAAAATTAGAAGTCGCTACAGGCGATACTGTTGAATTTGACCAAGTTCTTTTGGTTGCCGACGGTGAGACTGTACACATTGGTGCACCTTTAGTCGAAGGTGGAAAGGTTGTTGCTGAAGTTATCAGCCACGGTCGTCACGATAAAGTTACTATCGTTAAGTTCCGTCGTCGTAAGCATCACGACAAAAAAATGGGCCACCGTCAGTGGTTCACCGAAGTTAAAATTACAGCTATCAACGCTTAA
- a CDS encoding threonine/serine exporter family protein encodes MYADTQNEITRQVVRVAQLLLAYGADSELVEEISQRLGYALGLASVEISISSNSLVLTSLVHGRCITTTRRTREHGINMTIICELQRICLLTEKGIYGLNEVRKRVSRIQPRTYPKRYLVPMIGLSCASFCHLFGGDLAASILTFCASSVGMFVRLSIAKHHYNLLINFAVTAFVITLIAQLGYQIPFTETPKLPMAASVLMLVPGFPMINSISDMVKGHLNVGISRWGHATLLTVSSVIGITMAMQLGGLFL; translated from the coding sequence GTGTACGCAGATACTCAAAATGAAATAACCCGGCAAGTTGTCCGGGTTGCTCAACTCCTACTAGCCTATGGCGCTGATTCTGAACTGGTTGAAGAGATCAGTCAGCGCTTGGGCTATGCATTGGGTCTCGCCAGTGTCGAAATATCGATCTCTTCAAACTCCCTAGTATTAACCAGCCTAGTCCATGGTCGCTGTATCACTACCACGCGACGCACCCGTGAGCATGGTATTAATATGACCATTATCTGTGAACTGCAGAGAATCTGTTTACTCACTGAGAAAGGCATATATGGCCTTAATGAAGTCAGGAAACGGGTTTCCCGTATTCAGCCTCGAACCTACCCCAAACGTTACCTAGTGCCTATGATTGGCTTGTCATGCGCAAGCTTCTGTCATCTGTTCGGTGGTGATCTTGCCGCATCGATACTGACATTTTGTGCGTCTTCGGTGGGCATGTTTGTCAGGCTTTCTATTGCTAAACATCATTACAATTTATTGATAAACTTTGCCGTAACGGCTTTCGTGATAACGTTAATTGCCCAGCTTGGCTATCAAATCCCCTTTACTGAAACCCCAAAACTGCCAATGGCTGCGAGTGTGCTTATGTTAGTACCAGGATTTCCCATGATCAATTCGATTTCCGATATGGTTAAGGGTCATCTTAATGTCGGTATTTCAAGATGGGGGCACGCGACACTATTGACCGTCTCGTCAGTGATAGGTATCACGATGGCGATGCAACTCGGTGGGTTATTTCTCTGA
- a CDS encoding threonine/serine exporter family protein — MEQIIELVLSLLNDALFSAIPAIGFAMVFNVPKRFLPYCALAGAIGHSSRTLLLHIGLPIEWATFAAAGLVGLITIGFAKRHQAPPLMYAVAAIIPMIPGTYAFNTVIALVQLTAQSEISPELTSQVISNGLKTVFILGALSVGLAMPGLLYFRSRPII; from the coding sequence ATGGAACAAATCATTGAACTCGTTTTGTCTTTGCTTAATGATGCGCTGTTTTCGGCGATACCAGCTATAGGTTTCGCCATGGTATTTAATGTCCCCAAACGATTCCTTCCCTATTGTGCGTTAGCGGGAGCTATAGGCCACAGTAGCAGAACCTTATTACTTCATATCGGTTTGCCCATAGAGTGGGCGACATTTGCGGCAGCGGGTCTTGTGGGACTTATCACGATAGGCTTTGCCAAACGTCATCAGGCACCGCCTCTCATGTACGCGGTCGCAGCGATTATTCCTATGATACCTGGAACCTATGCGTTCAATACCGTTATCGCTCTGGTTCAGCTGACGGCACAATCTGAGATCAGTCCAGAACTCACATCTCAGGTGATCAGTAATGGCTTAAAAACTGTGTTTATTCTTGGTGCCTTATCGGTAGGCTTAGCCATGCCTGGTTTGCTCTACTTTAGAAGTCGACCCATCATTTAA
- the pdxA gene encoding 4-hydroxythreonine-4-phosphate dehydrogenase PdxA encodes MTTKRIAITAGEPAGIGPDLVIQLAQQAWPAELVVCADPDLLTSRAKNLGLPLQLRPYQPNQAPKAQEVGSLTIAPFSLAVASVCGKLDEQNSTYVVDTLRYAGEKNMNGEFDAVVTGPVHKGIINQAGIPFSGHTEFFANQANCQDVVMMLSAPGLHVALVTTHIPLAYVSKAITRDRLHQIIKILHTDLIDKFAIEQPKIYVCGLNPHAGEDGHLGREELDTIIPALEELRELGMSIVGPLPADTIFQPKYLEDADVILAMYHDQGLPVLKSQGFGSSVNITLGLPYIRTSVDHGTALDLAGTGTADIGSFVCALNKAIDLAVKAG; translated from the coding sequence TTGACGACTAAACGTATTGCCATAACTGCGGGTGAACCCGCAGGTATCGGTCCAGATTTAGTTATTCAACTAGCTCAGCAGGCTTGGCCTGCTGAGCTAGTTGTTTGTGCTGATCCTGATTTATTAACATCGAGAGCCAAGAATCTCGGCCTGCCACTTCAACTTCGGCCCTATCAGCCAAACCAAGCGCCTAAGGCGCAGGAAGTCGGCAGCTTGACTATCGCCCCATTCTCTCTGGCTGTTGCCAGTGTATGCGGTAAACTCGATGAACAAAATAGCACTTATGTCGTCGACACATTACGCTATGCCGGTGAGAAAAATATGAATGGCGAGTTCGACGCCGTGGTGACGGGTCCAGTGCATAAAGGGATCATTAACCAGGCTGGGATCCCATTCAGCGGTCATACCGAGTTTTTTGCTAATCAAGCAAATTGCCAGGATGTGGTCATGATGTTATCGGCTCCAGGATTGCATGTGGCACTCGTGACTACGCATATCCCTTTGGCCTATGTGTCTAAAGCGATCACTCGTGACCGCCTACATCAGATAATAAAAATATTGCATACAGATCTCATCGATAAGTTTGCAATAGAGCAACCCAAAATATATGTATGTGGACTCAACCCCCATGCAGGAGAAGATGGTCATCTGGGCCGTGAAGAACTCGATACCATTATCCCGGCACTCGAAGAGTTACGTGAACTTGGCATGAGTATCGTAGGTCCACTGCCGGCTGACACCATTTTCCAACCTAAGTATCTCGAAGATGCTGATGTGATACTCGCCATGTATCACGATCAAGGCCTTCCAGTACTTAAATCACAGGGGTTTGGTAGTTCGGTCAACATTACCTTAGGACTCCCCTACATTCGTACCTCCGTCGACCATGGCACAGCGCTAGATCTCGCCGGAACGGGTACTGCAGACATTGGAAGCTTCGTCTGCGCACTAAACAAAGCCATAGATTTGGCAGTAAAAGCTGGATAA
- the apaG gene encoding Co2+/Mg2+ efflux protein ApaG: MSELGSTIKVEVITEYIEEQSSPKEERYLFRYTITIINLGQAAVTLESRHWRITDANDHKSEVQGAGVVGETPRIEPDTAYQYTSGTVLETPLGVMQGTYTMVTDDGEQFQATIHPFRLSVPGLLH; this comes from the coding sequence ATGTCTGAGCTCGGGTCGACCATCAAGGTTGAAGTAATAACTGAATATATTGAAGAACAGTCATCTCCCAAAGAAGAGAGATACCTTTTTAGATATACCATCACCATCATCAACCTAGGACAAGCTGCGGTCACATTAGAAAGTCGCCATTGGCGTATAACCGATGCTAATGACCATAAGAGTGAAGTTCAAGGCGCTGGTGTAGTCGGTGAAACCCCGAGAATAGAACCTGACACCGCATACCAATATACCAGTGGCACGGTTCTGGAAACACCGCTAGGAGTCATGCAAGGCACCTACACTATGGTGACCGATGACGGTGAACAATTCCAAGCTACAATTCATCCATTTAGATTATCCGTTCCAGGGTTACTTCACTAA
- the cgtA gene encoding Obg family GTPase CgtA, whose protein sequence is MKFVDEAVIRVEAGDGGSGCVSFRREKYVPDGGPDGGDGGDGGDVYLQADESFNTLIDFQFERFHRAERGKNGRGRDCTGHGGEDLVLKVPVGTRAIDEETQESLGDLTAHGKKMLVAKGGFHGLGNTRFKSSTNRAPRQKTLGTPGEVRSLKLELMLLADVGLLGMPNAGKSTFIRSVSKARPKVADYPFTTLVPNLGVVNPRHGQSFVIADIPGLIEGAADGAGLGVRFLKHLERCRVLLHLIDIEPIDGSDPVESARAIVGELEKHSPELAGKPRWLVINKIDLLLEEELKERVAHIVKELKWEGEVFTISAYNREGTEALSLKLIDFIDALPAEEVVDKDQEVEFKWDNYHKDSDELNENFVSDDLDDDFDDDDYDVKVIYQR, encoded by the coding sequence ATGAAGTTTGTCGATGAAGCTGTGATCAGAGTTGAAGCTGGTGATGGTGGTAGTGGTTGCGTTAGTTTCAGACGCGAAAAATATGTACCCGATGGTGGCCCAGATGGCGGCGATGGTGGTGATGGTGGTGATGTTTATCTGCAAGCAGATGAAAGCTTCAACACATTAATCGATTTCCAGTTTGAGCGCTTTCATCGCGCTGAGCGTGGAAAAAATGGTCGTGGACGTGATTGTACTGGTCATGGTGGTGAAGACTTGGTGCTTAAAGTACCTGTTGGAACTCGAGCTATCGATGAAGAGACTCAAGAGTCTCTCGGTGATCTGACTGCTCACGGCAAGAAAATGTTAGTTGCCAAAGGTGGTTTCCACGGTCTGGGTAATACTCGCTTCAAGAGTAGTACTAACCGAGCGCCAAGGCAGAAAACTTTGGGCACACCAGGCGAAGTACGTAGTCTTAAACTTGAGCTTATGTTGTTAGCCGATGTGGGTCTGTTAGGCATGCCTAATGCGGGTAAGTCGACCTTTATTCGTTCTGTCTCCAAAGCTAGACCTAAGGTGGCCGACTATCCGTTTACCACGCTTGTGCCTAACTTAGGGGTTGTTAATCCCAGACATGGTCAGAGTTTCGTGATTGCCGATATTCCTGGTCTGATCGAAGGTGCTGCCGATGGTGCCGGACTTGGTGTTCGTTTCTTGAAACACTTAGAACGTTGTCGTGTGCTGCTTCACCTTATTGACATTGAGCCTATCGATGGCAGCGACCCTGTTGAGTCGGCGCGTGCAATTGTTGGTGAACTCGAGAAGCACTCTCCCGAGCTTGCCGGCAAGCCTAGATGGTTGGTGATCAATAAGATAGATCTGCTGCTTGAAGAAGAGCTAAAAGAACGTGTTGCCCACATAGTGAAAGAGCTTAAGTGGGAGGGTGAAGTCTTCACCATCTCGGCTTATAATCGTGAAGGTACAGAAGCTTTAAGCCTCAAGCTTATCGATTTCATTGACGCCCTTCCTGCAGAAGAGGTGGTCGATAAAGATCAAGAAGTTGAATTTAAGTGGGATAACTATCATAAAGATAGTGATGAGCTAAATGAAAACTTCGTTAGTGATGACTTAGATGACGATTTCGATGACGACGATTACGATGTCAAAGTGATCTATCAAAGGTAA
- the ispB gene encoding octaprenyl diphosphate synthase produces the protein MDLNAIRQLADSDMQDVNKLIYAQLESDVALINQLGFYIINGGGKRMRPLLSILAARAIDYQGEAHLKLAAIIEFIHTASLLHDDVVDESMLRRGRETANALFGNSASVLVGDFLYTRSFQMMTELGSMKVLEMLADATNVLAEGEVLQLMNCNDPDTSEASYMRVIYCKTAKLFEAATRLAGVLADSPIEIQTALANYGKYLGTAFQLTDDLLDYTADTEELGKNIGDDLAEGKPTLPLIYAIANGTEKEQALIRKAVELGDGTQNIEEILTALKNCGALEYTLNRALEESDKAIEALACIPDSNYKQALISLAKIAVERSH, from the coding sequence ATGGATTTGAACGCCATCCGTCAGTTAGCTGATAGCGACATGCAAGACGTCAACAAGCTTATATATGCACAACTGGAATCTGATGTTGCCCTGATCAATCAGTTAGGCTTCTACATTATTAATGGTGGCGGTAAACGCATGCGTCCATTACTCTCCATTTTGGCAGCTCGTGCGATTGACTACCAAGGAGAGGCTCATCTTAAGCTAGCCGCTATCATTGAGTTTATTCATACCGCATCGCTTCTACATGATGATGTAGTAGACGAGTCCATGCTACGTAGAGGAAGAGAGACGGCCAATGCCCTGTTTGGTAACAGTGCCAGCGTGTTAGTCGGTGACTTCCTTTACACTCGTTCATTCCAGATGATGACTGAATTAGGCAGCATGAAGGTATTAGAGATGCTTGCCGACGCAACCAACGTACTGGCTGAAGGGGAAGTGCTGCAGTTAATGAACTGTAACGATCCTGACACCAGTGAAGCAAGCTATATGCGGGTTATCTATTGTAAGACTGCCAAACTGTTTGAAGCCGCGACTCGACTCGCTGGCGTGCTGGCAGACAGCCCTATAGAAATACAGACTGCACTGGCGAATTACGGTAAGTACTTAGGCACCGCATTCCAGTTAACCGATGATCTACTCGACTATACGGCCGATACCGAAGAGTTAGGTAAGAACATAGGCGATGACCTTGCAGAGGGAAAACCTACCCTACCGCTTATTTATGCGATAGCTAATGGTACCGAGAAAGAACAAGCATTAATTCGTAAGGCCGTCGAACTCGGTGATGGAACTCAGAACATCGAAGAGATCCTCACAGCCCTAAAAAACTGTGGTGCATTGGAATATACCTTAAATAGAGCCTTAGAAGAGTCTGATAAGGCCATAGAAGCGTTAGCTTGCATTCCTGATAGCAATTACAAGCAAGCCCTCATCTCTCTGGCTAAAATTGCGGTTGAGAGAAGCCACTAG